In Bacteroidota bacterium, the following proteins share a genomic window:
- a CDS encoding response regulator, translated as MAQPHAKILIVDDEPDLLEITAAYLEMEGYVPLSALNGPAALEILNSTVPDLIISDITMPGMSGFDLFGKVRSDPRLQNTPFIFLSGHTDLQHIMAGKELGSDDYLMKPYEPEMLISTIKGKLKRSQQLSDSISHQMDELKNQLFHLISHEMRTPLTSILGAADILSADKEKLSPEDFTEFLQMLKVGTLRLNRMVEDFLLVVRIESGEAAKDIEFRNATISPFEIVNRFASVSEDIKKNKGITLKIEVPDESQALFIHPPHFEDIVARLFDNACKFAPPGAVVTIASRDEKDQYVITIADNGNGIPREKQDRLFEKFYQVDREAQEQQGAGLGLYIAKRLAELNKCRLWCESDRGMGAVFNLSIPKKISL; from the coding sequence ATGGCACAACCTCACGCGAAAATTCTCATCGTCGACGACGAACCCGATCTGCTGGAGATCACGGCAGCATATCTGGAGATGGAAGGATACGTTCCTCTCTCGGCGCTGAACGGTCCCGCAGCGCTGGAAATTCTTAATTCCACCGTACCCGACCTTATCATTTCCGATATCACGATGCCGGGGATGAGCGGATTTGATCTGTTCGGGAAGGTCCGTTCCGACCCCCGCCTGCAGAACACGCCGTTCATTTTTCTCTCCGGTCATACCGACCTCCAGCACATCATGGCCGGCAAGGAACTCGGCAGTGACGATTACCTGATGAAGCCGTACGAACCCGAGATGTTGATCTCCACGATCAAAGGGAAGCTGAAACGAAGCCAGCAGTTGAGCGATTCGATTTCGCATCAGATGGATGAGCTGAAGAATCAATTGTTCCATCTCATCTCGCACGAAATGCGCACGCCGCTGACGTCGATTCTCGGGGCGGCCGATATTCTCTCCGCCGATAAGGAGAAATTGTCCCCCGAGGATTTCACTGAATTTTTACAGATGCTGAAGGTCGGGACACTGAGGCTTAACAGGATGGTGGAGGACTTCTTGCTTGTCGTACGGATCGAATCCGGAGAAGCGGCGAAGGATATCGAGTTCCGGAACGCGACCATTTCACCCTTCGAGATCGTGAACCGATTTGCCTCGGTGAGCGAGGACATAAAGAAGAACAAAGGGATCACGCTCAAGATCGAGGTTCCGGACGAATCTCAGGCTCTCTTTATTCATCCGCCGCATTTCGAGGACATCGTTGCCCGCTTGTTCGACAATGCCTGCAAGTTCGCTCCCCCCGGCGCCGTTGTCACGATCGCCTCGCGGGACGAGAAGGATCAATACGTGATTACCATCGCGGACAACGGGAACGGCATTCCGCGGGAAAAGCAGGATCGTCTGTTCGAAAAATTCTATCAGGTGGATCGGGAAGCGCAGGAGCAGCAAGGGGCAGGGTTGGGGCTCTACATCGCGAAGCGACTGGCGGAGCTCAATAAGTGCAGATTATGGTGTGAGAGCGATCGGGGGATGGGGGCTGTGTTTAATCTATCCATTCCCAAGAAAATCTCCCTCTGA
- a CDS encoding inositol monophosphatase family protein: protein MLKIATEAALEAGKFLKYNVGKVKHIERKQGQQTNLVTEIDKQAEALIIKKIKQHFPTHDILAEESGSHNVQSEYRWVIDPLDGTTNFTHSLPIFCVSIGVEVKGEVVAGAIYNPSADELFTAEKGGGAFLNGKKIHVSSNDSLINSLLVTGFPYNVKDNPGHVVEHFVNLLMEGQGVRRLGSAALDLAYVAAGRLDGYWEVFLNPWDKAAGLLLVQEAGGVVTDFKNNPGNIYEPTTLATNGRIHEQMLAVLKKAL from the coding sequence ATGTTAAAAATTGCGACCGAAGCCGCGCTTGAAGCGGGGAAATTCTTGAAATACAACGTCGGTAAGGTCAAGCACATCGAGCGGAAGCAGGGGCAGCAGACAAACCTTGTTACGGAAATTGACAAGCAGGCGGAAGCTCTCATCATCAAAAAGATCAAGCAGCACTTTCCGACTCACGATATTCTTGCGGAAGAAAGTGGCAGTCATAACGTGCAGTCCGAATACCGGTGGGTGATCGACCCGCTCGACGGCACGACAAACTTCACACACTCGCTTCCGATCTTTTGCGTTTCGATCGGTGTTGAAGTGAAGGGTGAAGTTGTCGCAGGAGCCATTTACAACCCTTCGGCGGACGAGTTGTTCACCGCAGAAAAGGGGGGCGGGGCCTTCCTGAATGGGAAGAAAATTCACGTTTCGTCAAACGATTCGCTGATCAACAGCCTGCTCGTTACGGGATTCCCTTACAATGTTAAGGACAACCCGGGGCATGTCGTCGAGCATTTTGTGAATCTGCTGATGGAAGGACAGGGAGTCCGGCGGCTCGGTTCGGCGGCGCTCGACCTAGCGTATGTCGCTGCCGGGAGGCTTGACGGATATTGGGAAGTGTTCCTTAACCCTTGGGACAAGGCAGCCGGGTTGCTGCTGGTGCAGGAAGCGGGAGGCGTCGTTACCGATTTCAAGAACAACCCGGGGAATATTTACGAGCCGACGACGCTTGCGACGAACGGACGGATCCACGAACAAATGCTCGCCGTGTTGAAAAAAGCTCTGTAG
- a CDS encoding YfhO family protein, with amino-acid sequence MAKQKNQPRAESQPLIPKEFQHYASIGVILLALVVFFHDVVFSGKVFFASDNLSSQSFNPFLEDARKSGVYPLWVPYIFCGMPSLASLLAAPSRLYDLTSMFVEWAHNVFTFVLRNEAGTTVLFYYFIFGVSTYFFMIHKKKSPLAALFTSLATIFSTYVIILIMVGHNTKVASICLLPIVLMIIEEMIDDFKWWHGIVLIIAIHVQQLASHIQFFFYTYLMIAIYYLYLLIVRIIKKEQWFSVLRSGIVFAAAAALSFAMSADIYLSTLEYNPYSIRGTNPILQTRGPAQSKTAEGGLDYDYATNWSFSPGETLTFFIPSLYGFGGQPYKGPLTGNQEQHLNTYWGQMAWTDAPQYMGIVIMIFAVIGVYYHRRDRFVQAMLIVSALSLFVSFGRNFSPVYDLMYYYFPEFNKFRIPSMILILLQLILPIFAGFGLQSIIDKGKEKFTPEEEKKYKYIIGGAGVLFILGFVGRGIFEDLYQSFVGTDGLSKLLNELIGRQSENVLAQVRPMIFDFLFDSVMSDYLIATFLLLAVFGLAYAYRKRFIRSTAFGTAVIVLAVFDLWRIDSKPMQLHDATTQTAEFSTPDYVRAIQQDKSLYRVLNTENLEQPSNTLAYYKLQSIGGYHGAKIRIYQDIVDVATIGNPTVWELMNTKYIIADPKENIPGLPVIFQGQQKKVLAYPPGSQRAWFVDSIAVDSGLGILYRMRDMSFDPHHVAFFEKNPGISIEPPDTSAKVAVDSFSIHSISFNVQASGKNLLFVSEIYYPKGWRAFIDGAQTEIYKTDYAFRSIVVPKGKHHVEFIFHPDQYFLGRTISLVTNILAWCGMLAVGFVWWKKRNIPGPPEVKK; translated from the coding sequence ATGGCAAAGCAAAAGAATCAACCCCGAGCGGAATCACAGCCGCTTATTCCGAAGGAATTCCAACACTACGCTTCGATTGGCGTCATCCTGCTGGCGCTTGTCGTTTTTTTCCACGATGTGGTTTTTTCGGGAAAAGTATTTTTTGCAAGCGATAACCTCTCCTCCCAGAGTTTCAATCCGTTCTTAGAGGATGCCAGGAAGAGCGGCGTCTATCCGCTGTGGGTGCCGTACATTTTCTGCGGGATGCCTTCGTTGGCGAGCCTTCTCGCCGCGCCGAGCCGTCTCTACGACCTTACGTCGATGTTCGTGGAATGGGCGCATAACGTTTTCACGTTCGTGCTCCGCAACGAGGCGGGAACCACGGTGTTGTTTTACTATTTTATCTTCGGCGTGTCGACCTATTTTTTCATGATCCACAAGAAAAAATCGCCGCTGGCAGCCCTCTTTACATCGCTCGCGACGATCTTTTCGACGTATGTCATCATCCTGATCATGGTCGGACACAATACGAAGGTTGCCTCGATCTGCCTTCTCCCCATCGTGCTGATGATCATCGAAGAAATGATCGACGACTTCAAGTGGTGGCACGGCATTGTTCTGATCATCGCCATCCATGTCCAACAGCTCGCCTCGCATATTCAGTTCTTTTTCTACACCTACCTGATGATCGCCATCTATTATCTTTATCTGCTCATCGTGCGCATCATCAAAAAGGAACAGTGGTTCAGCGTTCTTCGAAGCGGGATCGTCTTCGCGGCAGCGGCCGCGCTGTCGTTTGCAATGTCGGCGGACATCTATCTTTCGACATTGGAATACAATCCGTATTCGATCCGCGGAACAAACCCGATCCTTCAAACACGCGGCCCTGCGCAATCAAAGACGGCGGAAGGGGGACTTGATTACGACTACGCGACAAACTGGTCGTTCAGTCCCGGCGAAACCCTGACATTTTTCATCCCCTCATTGTACGGTTTCGGGGGGCAGCCATACAAAGGACCCCTGACTGGAAATCAAGAGCAGCATCTCAACACATATTGGGGGCAGATGGCGTGGACCGACGCCCCTCAGTATATGGGGATCGTCATCATGATTTTTGCCGTCATCGGCGTTTATTACCACCGCCGCGACCGGTTCGTGCAGGCAATGCTCATCGTTTCCGCCCTTTCACTGTTCGTTTCGTTTGGCCGGAATTTTTCTCCCGTCTACGACCTGATGTACTACTACTTTCCGGAATTCAACAAATTCCGCATCCCCTCGATGATCTTGATTCTTCTTCAGCTTATCCTTCCGATCTTTGCCGGATTCGGACTGCAGTCGATCATCGACAAGGGGAAAGAAAAATTCACGCCCGAGGAGGAAAAGAAATACAAATACATTATCGGCGGCGCGGGAGTGTTGTTCATTCTCGGATTTGTCGGAAGGGGGATCTTCGAGGATCTGTACCAGAGCTTCGTCGGAACCGACGGCTTGTCCAAACTGCTGAACGAACTCATCGGCCGCCAATCGGAGAACGTCCTTGCGCAAGTCCGCCCGATGATCTTCGATTTCCTTTTTGATTCCGTGATGTCCGATTATTTGATCGCAACCTTCCTCCTCCTGGCCGTATTCGGACTCGCCTACGCCTACAGGAAGCGGTTCATTCGATCGACAGCGTTCGGGACTGCGGTCATCGTGCTGGCAGTGTTCGATCTATGGCGAATCGACAGCAAACCGATGCAGCTTCACGATGCGACGACCCAAACGGCCGAGTTCTCCACGCCCGATTATGTACGCGCAATACAACAGGATAAATCGCTGTATCGCGTATTGAACACTGAAAATCTTGAGCAGCCGTCCAACACACTTGCGTACTATAAACTGCAGAGCATCGGCGGGTATCACGGGGCCAAGATCCGCATCTACCAGGATATCGTCGATGTCGCAACGATCGGGAATCCGACCGTGTGGGAATTGATGAACACCAAGTACATTATTGCAGACCCGAAGGAGAATATTCCCGGCCTTCCGGTTATTTTCCAGGGGCAGCAGAAGAAAGTTCTCGCCTATCCTCCGGGAAGCCAGCGGGCGTGGTTCGTCGACTCGATCGCGGTCGACTCTGGACTCGGTATTCTTTATCGTATGCGCGATATGTCGTTCGACCCTCACCATGTTGCGTTCTTCGAGAAGAACCCGGGGATTTCCATCGAGCCCCCCGATACGTCGGCAAAGGTCGCCGTGGACAGCTTTAGCATCCACAGCATCTCATTCAACGTCCAAGCATCGGGGAAGAACCTCCTCTTTGTCAGCGAGATCTATTATCCTAAAGGGTGGAGGGCGTTCATTGACGGCGCACAGACCGAAATCTACAAAACGGATTATGCATTTCGCTCGATCGTCGTTCCAAAAGGAAAACACCATGTGGAATTTATCTTCCATCCTGATCAGTACTTTCTCGGAAGGACGATCAGTCTCGTGACCAATATCCTCGCATGGTGCGGCATGCTCGCGGTAGGGTTTGTTTGGTGGAAGAAAAGAAATATTCCCGGGCCCCCCGAGGTCAAAAAATGA
- the kdpC gene encoding potassium-transporting ATPase subunit KdpC yields MLKKQLRPTLVLLVLFTILTGIAYPLVVTGIAQMIFPDKANGSFMKKDGKITGSELIGQPFSAPQYFWSRLSATSPYAYNAGSSSGSNYGPLNPALIDAVKKRVQDLKAVDSLNTQPIPVDLVTASASGLDPHISVAAALYQAPRVARVRGLSAEQVRSLVGQATEGRQLGFLGEPRVNVLKLNLALDEIQSSPKEK; encoded by the coding sequence ATGCTTAAAAAGCAGCTTCGACCGACACTTGTGCTTCTTGTTCTCTTTACCATCCTGACCGGCATCGCGTATCCGCTCGTCGTGACGGGGATCGCCCAGATGATCTTTCCGGATAAAGCGAACGGAAGCTTTATGAAGAAGGATGGAAAAATCACCGGCTCCGAGCTCATCGGGCAACCGTTCAGCGCTCCGCAATATTTCTGGAGCCGGCTTTCGGCTACGAGCCCGTACGCGTACAATGCCGGATCATCTTCAGGGTCAAATTACGGGCCGTTGAATCCCGCCCTTATTGACGCCGTCAAAAAAAGGGTCCAGGATCTTAAAGCCGTCGATTCACTCAACACGCAGCCGATCCCCGTCGACCTTGTAACGGCTTCAGCAAGCGGACTCGACCCGCATATCAGCGTTGCGGCCGCGTTGTATCAGGCTCCCCGCGTGGCACGTGTTCGCGGACTGAGCGCAGAGCAGGTTCGGTCCCTCGTCGGTCAGGCCACGGAAGGAAGACAGCTCGGTTTTCTGGGAGAACCGCGTGTAAACGTCTTAAAACTCAATCTCGCACTTGATGAAATTCAATCTTCGCCAAAGGAGAAATAA
- the murA gene encoding UDP-N-acetylglucosamine 1-carboxyvinyltransferase, with protein MDKFMIRGGKPLRGTVRISGAKNASLALMPATLLASGKYELHNTPDLRDVVTMSRLLQTMGVAFERRGTSLLVNTFRVNKFEAPYEHVKKMRASIYVLGPLVARYGHAKVSLPGGCAWGPRPVDLHIEGLKKLGASIELERGYIIAKARRLKGTRISSKISSVGATGNLLMAAVLAKGTTLIENAAVEPEITNLAEMLSAMGATIDGIGTNRLEIEGSDALHPADVKTIPDRIETGTFLAACAVCGGKITIEGCDPEHVSAVTARLEDAGAKIKTGETSIEIQAPKEIKPVDVTTAIFPGFPTDMQAQWIALMSVAKGSSTVTDTIYFDRFNHVPELVRLGADISLNENTAVIRGVKKLTGAKVMSTDLRASAALILAGLRAQGETEVLRIYHLDRGYEAIEKKLQALGADISREKGEEF; from the coding sequence GTGGATAAATTCATGATTCGTGGGGGAAAGCCGCTGCGCGGAACGGTCCGCATCAGCGGCGCCAAGAACGCTTCGCTCGCGCTGATGCCCGCAACCCTGCTCGCCAGCGGGAAATACGAATTGCACAACACGCCCGACCTGCGCGACGTCGTCACGATGTCCCGCCTGCTCCAAACGATGGGGGTCGCGTTCGAACGCAGGGGAACCTCCCTCCTCGTCAATACGTTTCGCGTCAACAAGTTTGAAGCCCCGTACGAACACGTCAAGAAAATGCGCGCGTCGATCTATGTCCTCGGACCGTTAGTCGCGCGCTACGGACATGCGAAAGTTTCGCTCCCGGGAGGGTGCGCATGGGGGCCGCGGCCGGTGGATCTGCACATCGAAGGATTAAAAAAATTAGGGGCGTCGATAGAATTGGAGCGGGGATACATCATCGCGAAGGCCCGGCGCCTCAAAGGAACGCGCATTTCGTCGAAGATCTCTAGCGTCGGCGCGACGGGAAACCTTTTGATGGCCGCCGTCCTCGCCAAAGGGACAACGTTGATTGAAAATGCCGCGGTAGAGCCCGAGATCACCAACCTTGCTGAAATGCTTTCGGCAATGGGGGCGACGATCGACGGCATCGGGACGAACAGGCTCGAGATCGAAGGAAGCGATGCGCTTCATCCGGCCGACGTCAAGACAATCCCGGATCGGATCGAGACCGGAACCTTTCTCGCGGCCTGTGCCGTGTGCGGAGGAAAAATCACCATCGAAGGGTGCGATCCGGAACACGTGTCTGCGGTGACCGCCAGGCTCGAAGACGCAGGCGCAAAAATAAAGACGGGCGAAACCTCTATCGAAATTCAGGCGCCGAAGGAGATCAAGCCGGTCGACGTGACGACCGCGATTTTCCCCGGTTTCCCGACGGACATGCAGGCGCAATGGATCGCATTGATGTCGGTGGCCAAAGGTTCCTCGACCGTCACCGATACCATTTACTTCGACCGGTTCAACCACGTGCCGGAATTGGTCCGCCTCGGCGCCGACATTTCTCTCAACGAAAATACCGCTGTGATCCGCGGCGTCAAAAAACTGACCGGTGCGAAAGTGATGTCGACGGATTTGCGCGCTTCGGCGGCCCTCATCCTTGCCGGCTTGCGTGCCCAGGGAGAAACGGAGGTCCTGCGCATCTACCACCTCGACCGGGGCTATGAAGCAATCGAAAAAAAACTGCAAGCTCTTGGGGCGGATATTTCCAGAGAAAAGGGGGAAGAATTCTAG
- the kdpF gene encoding K(+)-transporting ATPase subunit F, producing MNWLYIVSGLISVGLLIYLFIVLLKPETFE from the coding sequence ATGAACTGGCTCTATATCGTTTCCGGGCTGATTTCCGTCGGCCTTCTGATCTACCTCTTCATCGTGCTATTAAAACCGGAGACATTTGAATGA
- a CDS encoding glycosyltransferase, with protein MKKVLIITYYFPPSGGPGVQRVLKFVKYLPQFGWEPIVLTVRDGDYPARDESLLKEIPPSLKIFKTSIVEPYSLYRRITGKKPGTAVDVNNIPKKGEQKKLSEAIAEFVRSTFFIPDARVGWLLTAVGAAKKIIRSERIDAIYSSSPPYTCAVIGRNVHRATGIPWVAGFRDPWTGFLSTPDRWSLPKKIDERLERSCFQEASRVEVAWRGILLDLHRKYPDIPVDKVAHLPNGFDGADFPPAPYRPNETFTITYTGSMYGVRNPRTFLQAVANLIAGKKIDPAKIRLKFIGRFGAEVLEMFHHPSIDGCVEVLPYLPHAESIAHLMTSDALLLIVDEYAGGEEIVPGKVFEYIGARRPIIGIAHDGAVSELLRSTNAGRTARNDDVPAIERIILEYYGDYLYNRPGFSPDLTTIGQYERKEITGRLARLLDESLGQPAA; from the coding sequence GTGAAAAAAGTCCTTATCATAACTTACTATTTTCCACCGTCGGGGGGACCGGGGGTGCAACGTGTGCTGAAATTCGTAAAATACCTCCCGCAATTCGGATGGGAACCGATCGTTCTGACCGTGCGTGATGGAGATTATCCGGCTCGGGACGAATCACTCCTTAAAGAAATTCCGCCTTCGCTGAAGATTTTCAAAACCTCAATTGTCGAACCGTACAGCCTCTACCGCCGGATCACTGGCAAAAAACCGGGGACGGCAGTCGATGTCAACAACATTCCGAAAAAGGGGGAGCAAAAGAAACTTTCCGAAGCGATTGCAGAGTTCGTCCGCTCGACCTTTTTTATTCCCGATGCCCGCGTCGGCTGGCTGCTAACCGCGGTCGGAGCGGCGAAGAAAATCATCAGGAGTGAAAGGATCGATGCCATCTATTCTTCGTCTCCGCCGTACACGTGTGCCGTGATCGGACGCAACGTCCACCGTGCCACAGGGATTCCATGGGTGGCCGGATTCCGCGATCCGTGGACAGGATTTCTTTCGACCCCCGACAGATGGTCCCTTCCAAAAAAAATCGACGAGCGCCTCGAACGGAGCTGCTTTCAGGAGGCGTCTCGCGTCGAAGTCGCATGGCGCGGCATTCTCCTCGACCTGCACAGAAAATATCCTGACATTCCGGTTGACAAGGTTGCTCATCTGCCGAACGGATTTGACGGCGCCGATTTTCCGCCGGCCCCTTACCGGCCCAATGAAACATTCACAATCACCTACACCGGATCGATGTACGGCGTCCGCAATCCGAGAACATTTTTACAAGCCGTGGCAAACCTCATCGCCGGGAAAAAGATCGATCCGGCGAAGATCCGGCTGAAGTTCATCGGCAGGTTCGGCGCCGAGGTGCTGGAAATGTTCCACCACCCCTCCATTGACGGCTGCGTCGAAGTTCTCCCCTATCTTCCCCATGCGGAGAGCATTGCACATCTGATGACGTCGGATGCGCTCCTGCTGATCGTCGACGAATACGCGGGGGGAGAAGAGATCGTTCCGGGAAAGGTGTTTGAGTACATCGGAGCCCGCCGGCCGATCATCGGCATCGCCCATGATGGGGCGGTGTCTGAGCTGCTGCGCAGCACGAACGCAGGACGCACCGCGCGTAACGACGATGTTCCGGCGATCGAACGGATCATTCTTGAATATTACGGCGATTATCTCTATAATAGACCCGGTTTTTCTCCGGACCTCACGACGATCGGACAATACGAGAGAAAAGAAATTACCGGACGCTTAGCCCGGCTGCTCGACGAATCGCTTGGACAACCGGCTGCGTAG
- a CDS encoding Rrf2 family transcriptional regulator produces MSLIFSKQCEYALRAVLYIALKPEGEMTSIKAMAKKLGIPYHFLGKILQDLSRKGLLRSLKGPTGGFTLGMPAKDITLFHIVEAIDGVQFTSQCVMGFPECSGRNPCAVHEHWAGLRDGIHEMLVNKQIAEMAKDMKKPMYAKIRN; encoded by the coding sequence ATGAGCCTCATTTTTAGCAAACAATGCGAATACGCCCTTCGAGCAGTTCTGTACATTGCTCTGAAACCGGAAGGGGAGATGACGTCGATCAAAGCGATGGCAAAGAAGCTCGGTATTCCCTACCATTTTTTGGGGAAGATCCTCCAGGACCTGTCGCGGAAAGGATTGCTCCGGTCGCTGAAAGGGCCGACGGGAGGATTTACACTCGGAATGCCGGCGAAAGATATCACCCTTTTTCATATCGTAGAAGCGATCGACGGCGTTCAATTTACATCGCAATGCGTCATGGGTTTTCCTGAATGCTCGGGAAGGAATCCGTGCGCGGTTCACGAGCATTGGGCGGGCCTCAGAGACGGCATCCATGAAATGCTGGTGAACAAACAGATCGCAGAGATGGCAAAA
- the kdpA gene encoding potassium-transporting ATPase subunit KdpA, whose protein sequence is MTLNGILQIAFYLAALTLAVKPLGLFMAKVYQRERTFLDPVIGPLERLIYRLANINPDEEFDWKENAIAMLLFNFAGLLIVYLLQRIQQYLPLNPQSMTAVSPDSSFNTAVSFATNTNWQGYGGETTMSYLTQMLALTVQNFVSAATGMAILALFIRGLARHSAKTLGNFWVDMTRTTLYILLPLSIVFALVLVSQGSVQNLSPYVSVPLLQPTADTAGAKVTEQIVAMGPAASQIAIKQLGTNGGGFFNVNSAHPFENPTPLSDFLEMLAILLIAAALCYTYGHMVKDTKQGWSIYAAMMIIFIAFLALAGWSEEKGNPAFASLGVDQTSSSIQPGGNMEGKEVRFGIANSVVWATATTSASNGSVNSMHDSFTPLGGFVTLVMLHFGEVVFGGVGSGLYGMLVFVIVAVFVAGLLVGRTPEYLGHKIETYEMKMASLLILIMPITVLVFTAIAVVTSAGTSSIANPGPHGFSEVLYVFTSQANNNGSAFAGINANTPFYNITGGIAMIIGRFWLAVPTLALGGSLVRKKFVPVSEGTLPTHTPLFIFWLVAVVLIVGALNFLPALALGPIVEHFMMVH, encoded by the coding sequence ATGACACTTAATGGAATTTTGCAGATAGCTTTTTATCTGGCGGCCCTCACCCTTGCAGTGAAACCGCTCGGGCTATTCATGGCCAAAGTGTACCAGAGAGAGCGGACCTTTCTCGACCCTGTCATCGGCCCGCTCGAGCGCTTGATCTATCGGCTGGCAAACATCAATCCGGACGAAGAATTTGACTGGAAAGAGAACGCGATCGCGATGCTGCTCTTCAATTTTGCCGGTCTTTTGATCGTATATCTGCTGCAGCGGATCCAGCAGTACCTGCCGTTGAATCCGCAGAGTATGACCGCCGTTTCGCCGGATTCATCCTTCAACACCGCGGTCAGTTTCGCAACCAACACGAACTGGCAGGGGTACGGCGGTGAAACAACGATGAGCTACTTGACGCAAATGCTCGCGTTGACGGTCCAGAATTTTGTCTCCGCGGCAACAGGCATGGCGATCCTTGCCTTGTTCATCCGCGGGCTTGCCAGGCATTCGGCAAAGACGCTCGGCAACTTTTGGGTGGATATGACCCGAACCACTTTGTACATTCTTCTTCCGCTCTCCATTGTCTTTGCGCTTGTCCTTGTTTCGCAGGGATCGGTGCAAAACCTTTCCCCGTACGTCTCCGTCCCTCTTTTGCAGCCGACGGCGGACACGGCAGGAGCTAAGGTCACAGAGCAAATTGTGGCAATGGGCCCGGCGGCGTCTCAGATCGCCATCAAACAACTCGGCACAAACGGAGGGGGCTTCTTCAACGTTAATTCGGCCCATCCGTTCGAGAACCCGACACCTCTTTCCGATTTCCTCGAGATGCTCGCGATTCTTCTTATTGCAGCCGCACTCTGCTACACCTACGGCCACATGGTGAAGGATACGAAGCAAGGGTGGTCAATCTATGCGGCGATGATGATCATCTTTATTGCATTTCTCGCTCTTGCCGGATGGTCGGAAGAGAAAGGGAATCCGGCATTCGCCTCTCTGGGGGTCGATCAAACGTCGAGCAGCATCCAGCCGGGAGGCAACATGGAGGGAAAAGAGGTTCGGTTCGGCATCGCGAATTCAGTCGTCTGGGCCACTGCAACAACGTCGGCGTCCAACGGTTCAGTGAATTCAATGCACGATTCCTTCACGCCGCTGGGAGGATTCGTCACCCTGGTGATGCTCCATTTTGGCGAGGTCGTTTTCGGCGGTGTCGGTTCAGGATTGTATGGAATGCTCGTCTTCGTGATCGTCGCTGTCTTCGTTGCCGGTCTTCTCGTCGGGCGAACCCCGGAATATCTGGGACATAAAATAGAGACGTATGAAATGAAAATGGCGTCGCTTCTCATCCTCATCATGCCGATCACCGTCCTTGTCTTCACCGCCATCGCTGTCGTAACGTCGGCCGGGACGAGCTCGATAGCTAATCCCGGGCCGCACGGCTTCAGCGAGGTGTTGTACGTGTTTACATCGCAGGCGAATAACAACGGAAGCGCGTTCGCAGGAATAAACGCAAACACGCCTTTTTACAATATCACCGGCGGGATAGCGATGATCATCGGGCGATTTTGGCTGGCGGTTCCGACCCTCGCCCTTGGCGGCTCACTCGTGCGCAAAAAATTTGTTCCGGTAAGCGAAGGAACGCTCCCGACCCACACACCGCTGTTCATCTTCTGGCTGGTCGCCGTCGTGCTGATCGTGGGTGCGTTGAACTTCCTGCCGGCTCTTGCTCTTGGTCCTATTGTCGAACATTTTATGATGGTGCACTGA